A region of Saimiri boliviensis isolate mSaiBol1 chromosome 8, mSaiBol1.pri, whole genome shotgun sequence DNA encodes the following proteins:
- the CDNF gene encoding cerebral dopamine neurotrophic factor, translating to MWCASPAAVVAFCAGLWVSHPVLAQGQETGGRPGADCEVCKEFLNRFYKSLRDRGVNFSLDTIEKELISFCLATKGKENRLCYYLGATQDAATKILSEVTRPMSVHMPAMKICEKLKKLDSQICELKYEKKVDLASVDLRKMRVAELKQILQSWGEECRACAEKTDYVNLIQELAPKYAATHPKAEL from the exons ATGTGGTGCGCGAGCCCAGCTGCCGTGGTGGCCTTTTGCGCCGGGCTTTGGGTCTCTCACCCGGTTCTGGCGCAGGGCCAGGAGACCGGGGGGCGGCCGGGGGCCGACTGTGAAG TATGTAAAGAATTCTTGAACCGATTCTACAAGTCGTTGAGAGACAGAGGAGTTAACTTTTCGCTGGACACTATAGAGAAAGAATTGATCAGCTTTTGCTTGGctaccaaaggaaaagaaaaccgcCTG tGCTATTATCTGGGAGCCACACAAGATGCAGCCACAAAGATCTTAAGTGAAGTCACGCGCCCAATGAGTGTGCATATGCCTGCAATGAAGATTTGTGAGAAGCTGAAGAAGTTGGACAGCCAGATCTGTGAGCTGAAATATG aaaaaaaagtggaCTTGGCATCAGTTGACCTGAGGAAGATGAGAGTGGCAGAGCTGAAACAGATCCTGCAGAGCTGGGGGGAGGAGTGCAGGGCCTGTGCGGAAAAAACTGACTATGTCAACCTGATCCAAGAGCTCGCCCCCAAGTATGCAGCAACACACCCCAAAGCAGAGCTCTGA